Proteins encoded in a region of the Elizabethkingia bruuniana genome:
- a CDS encoding glycosyltransferase family 2 protein — protein sequence MSIIPSIYNDIIITNTPLVSVIIPVFKVASHVEKCTRSLMEQSYNNIEYIFVNDATPDNSIDIVKNIVESYPEKKNKVRIISHRENKGLPTARNTGLNVAEGEYIFHCDSDDWIDIDMIEVLIQRAIMEKSDIVYCDYYLSFNKNERYMKQPICSTIEEAIRKILSGQMKFNVWNKLIKRSLYLDNQITFPDGRSMGEDMTIIKLFIKAKNISYIQKAFYHYMQTNPNAYTKQVSVPQLEQIHQNTDDIIHYIKEEGKIDCYKNEIQYFKLNVKLPLLIGSDYNMYDLWRNWYPEANAYIRKNPDFSLRIQLLQYAALKKQDWVIKMYNLLFTKIVYGFIYR from the coding sequence ATGAGTATAATACCATCCATATATAATGACATTATCATAACGAATACACCTTTAGTATCTGTTATTATTCCTGTTTTTAAAGTAGCATCTCATGTGGAGAAGTGCACCCGTTCTTTAATGGAACAAAGTTACAATAATATTGAATATATATTTGTAAATGATGCTACTCCAGATAATAGTATTGATATAGTTAAAAATATTGTTGAAAGCTACCCTGAAAAAAAGAATAAGGTTAGAATCATTTCTCATAGAGAAAATAAAGGATTACCCACAGCACGTAATACAGGATTAAATGTTGCGGAGGGAGAGTATATTTTTCATTGTGACAGTGATGATTGGATTGATATAGACATGATTGAAGTACTTATCCAAAGAGCTATCATGGAAAAATCAGATATTGTATATTGTGATTATTATTTATCTTTTAATAAAAATGAACGTTATATGAAGCAACCTATATGTTCTACGATAGAAGAAGCTATTCGTAAAATACTAAGTGGGCAAATGAAGTTTAATGTTTGGAATAAGCTCATCAAGAGAAGTCTGTATTTAGATAACCAGATTACATTTCCAGATGGAAGAAGTATGGGAGAGGATATGACAATAATTAAGCTATTTATAAAAGCAAAAAACATCTCATATATACAGAAGGCTTTTTATCACTATATGCAAACAAACCCGAATGCTTATACAAAGCAAGTGTCTGTACCACAGCTAGAGCAAATTCATCAGAATACAGATGACATTATTCATTATATAAAAGAAGAAGGGAAAATTGATTGTTATAAAAATGAAATACAATATTTTAAACTGAACGTTAAGCTTCCATTACTAATTGGATCAGATTATAATATGTATGATTTATGGAGAAATTGGTATCCTGAAGCTAATGCTTATATCAGAAAAAATCCAGATTTCTCATTGCGTATTCAACTATTACAATATGCAGCATTAAAGAAACAGGATTGGGTTATTAAAATGTATAATTTACTATTCACAAAAATTGTGTATGGTTTTATTTATCGATAA
- a CDS encoding glycosyltransferase family 2 protein: MEARFKISVIIPVYNAEKYIEKCANSLFRQTLLDTEFIFINDCSSDNSLDLLHNILEKYPDCKKRVRIYNNENNIGAASSRNKGLSVSEGKYITFCDSDDWLENDAYEKLYLEAIKYDSDIIWSDFYVTGDGKETYSSQNYGEDNISCIRALLEEKMHGALWNKMFKCTFLLKHDIRFNAGADLWEDLYFSVQAFGAAMKINYIKSAFYHYNICNIQSVSSRDFMRNMSDAVINTEAIVSFLIQKEWYSEINHSVNLLKLASKRFILFSLNINDFKRWNQIFPEANEYIFSFAYLPFHLRVLGWCASKEYFGIIKSWIFIKKIKVKALKK; the protein is encoded by the coding sequence ATGGAAGCAAGATTTAAGATTTCTGTAATCATACCTGTTTATAATGCAGAGAAGTATATCGAAAAATGTGCAAATAGTTTATTTAGACAAACATTGCTTGATACTGAGTTTATTTTTATTAATGATTGTAGTTCAGATAATAGTCTGGATTTACTTCATAATATTTTGGAAAAATATCCAGACTGTAAAAAAAGGGTCAGGATATATAATAATGAAAATAATATTGGGGCTGCATCTTCAAGAAATAAAGGCCTATCAGTCTCAGAAGGGAAATACATTACATTTTGTGACTCAGATGATTGGTTGGAAAATGATGCGTATGAGAAACTTTACTTAGAGGCTATAAAATATGATTCGGATATTATATGGAGTGACTTTTATGTTACAGGTGATGGTAAAGAAACATATAGTAGTCAAAATTATGGTGAAGATAATATTTCTTGTATACGGGCTTTATTAGAAGAAAAAATGCACGGAGCATTATGGAACAAAATGTTTAAATGCACCTTTCTTTTGAAGCATGATATCCGTTTTAATGCAGGAGCTGACCTGTGGGAAGATTTATATTTTTCTGTTCAGGCTTTTGGGGCTGCAATGAAGATTAATTATATAAAAAGTGCTTTTTATCATTACAATATTTGTAATATACAATCTGTCAGCTCAAGGGATTTTATGAGAAATATGAGTGATGCTGTAATAAATACAGAAGCTATTGTTTCTTTTCTAATACAAAAAGAATGGTATAGTGAAATTAACCACTCTGTAAATCTTTTAAAATTGGCATCTAAAAGATTTATTCTTTTTTCTTTGAATATTAATGATTTCAAAAGGTGGAATCAAATTTTTCCTGAAGCCAATGAGTATATATTTTCATTTGCTTATCTACCCTTTCATTTAAGAGTATTAGGTTGGTGTGCATCTAAAGAATATTTTGGAATAATAAAAAGCTGGATTTTTATCAAGAAAATAAAAGTGAAAGCTCTGAAAAAGTAA